GAGGCTCCACATCGTCCGGCCGTACTCGTAGTCCGGCCCGATGTTGTAGAACTTCGTCAGCTTCTTGTGCTTCGACGCCGTGTACAGCGCCAGAGAGTTGGCTTCCTGCGAGTTGCAGGTCCCCGAACGGAACGAGTACCGGTTCCACTTCTCCTTGGTCAGGGTGTCGGTGGAGCCCACGGTGTCCATGAAGATCACCTTCTCCTGCTTGGCGACCTCGGCGACGGCGAGGGACCCCCCCGAGCTCACCACGCCGAACAGGAAGTTCACCCCGTCCTTCTGAATGTACCGCTTGGACAGCGAGACGAGTTCCTGGACGTTCGCCTTGGAGTCGGCCATCAGCAGCTCGAACTTCTTCCCGAGGACGCCGCCTTTACCGTTGATCTCCTTCACCGCAAGTTCGGCTCCCTGCTTGCATGTGATCCCGAGGTCCGAGGCCCGACCAGATAGAGGGAGCATCCCCCCCAGCTTGATCGTGTCCGCCGCCGATGCCGCCGTCGTCAACGCCAACAGTGCCGCCACTGCAATTGCCGTCTTCCTCATTCCGTTCCCCCTTCCCCGTTCGATTTGGTGGTACGAACTGCTCCCCCCCCCTGCCGTGGAGGGACGATGATCGCCTCGCCGTCGATCACCAGGATCTTCTCCTGGTTGAAGCATTGCGTTTTCATGCGAAGCCGTTTTCCGGAGATCACCTCCACGATCTCCACGCGCGCCGTGATCTCGTCTCCCGGGAAGACGGGCGCCTTGAACTCGAGGGTCTGCGACAGGTAGAGGCACCCCGGCCCCGGGAGCTTCATCCCGATCGCCGCGGAGATGGTCCCCGCAGTGAGGAGCCCGTGCGCGATCCGCTTCCTGAAGCGTGTCTTCTCCGCGAACTCCTTCGAGGTGTGTACGGGATTGCGGTCCCCGGTGATCCCGGCGAACAGGTAGACGTCTTCCTCGGAGAAGACCTTCGTGAACTCTGCGGAGTCTCCCACGCTGTACATCCTCTGCACTCCTTGAGGCGATATGGGACGATATTTCAACAACCCATGTTCTGCAATGGCGGCGCCACCAAGGATCCGACGGATTCTTGGTGGATTTACAAGCACAACCCACCGAAGAATAACCCGTTTTTCCACTACAGAGAATAAATCCCGTTTGGAGACGAAATGTACCAACACGGGTACTAATCACCCAAGAGGAAGCTGCAGCGCGGATTTCCGTTGTCGTGACGGCAACCTGAGAGGAGGTGTACCTATATGGTTATATGTACCTTTTGTGTTACTTTTTTGGTCCGTAGAAACCCGCGATCCCGTACCGCTTTATCTTCTCGTGCAGCTTGACGCGGTGGATTCCAAGCAGTTCCGCCGCCTTCGTCCTGTTCCCGCCGACCGCCGCGAGGGCCGACAGGATGGCGGACCGCTCCGCTTCGGCCTTCACGGAGGCGAGCGACCCGGGCCCCTTCGCGGGAGTCTCTTCCCCGTCGGCTCCGGCCGCCCCCGGCTCCGCCTGCTTCCGCACGCCGTTGGAGAACCGCAACAGGTGGGTGGGGAAATGCTCCGGCCGCAGGACCTTGCCGGGGGACATCGCAACCACCCGCTCGAGTACGTTCTGCAGCTCCCTCACGTTACCGGGCCATGGATGCGCGCGGAGAATGTCGAGTACGCCGGCGGAAAGAAGCCGCTTCGGCTCGCCGGTGTCGGCGGAGAGCCGTGCGAGGAACGCCTCGGCGATCGCACCCAGGTCCTCCGGATGCTCCCGCAGCGGCGGGATGCGGATCGGGATCACATTGACGCGGTAATACAGGTCGGCGCGGAACGTCCCCCGCCCCACCATCTCCTCGAGGTTCCGGCCGGTGGCCGCGATCAGGCGGAGGTCCAGCCGGCGGGAACCGGTTCCCCCCAGGCGGTCGACCTCCTTCTCCTGCAGGACCCGCAGAAGCTTCGCCTGCATCGGCAGCGGCATGTCGCCGATCTCGTCGAGGAAGAGGGTCCCGCCGGCGGCGAGCTCGAACTTTCCGGGCTTCCCCCCCTTGCGCGCACCGGTGAACGCCCCCTCCTCGTAGCCGAACAGCTCCGACTCGAGCAGCTCCGCGGGGACGGCGGCGCAATTGAGCTTGATGAACGGCGCCGCGCGCCGGGGGCCCGCGGCGTGGATGGCGTGGGCGAACAGCTCCTTCCCCGTCCCGGTCTCCCCGCGCAGCAGGACCGTCGAGTCGGTCCGCGCGGCCCGCTCCGCCTCTTCCTTGGCCGCCGTGATCGCCGCGCCCGAGCCGACGATGCTCGCGAAGGTGTACCGGGCGCCCCGCAGGTTCGTGAGCTCCTCCTCGTAATATTTCACCTTCGACTCGAGGAGGTTCATCTTCGACGCCAGTTCCCGGAGTTGCTCCACGGTCTTGAAGACCACCCGCCCGTACGCCCCGACGACCCGGTCGCCGTCCTTCAGAGGGATCCGGTTGACGATCAGGGCGCGGCCGTGGATCGTCTGCCGCTCGCCGATCTCCGCCGCGCCGGTCTTCACCACGACGTGCA
This sequence is a window from Deltaproteobacteria bacterium CG2_30_66_27. Protein-coding genes within it:
- a CDS encoding enoyl-CoA hydratase; amino-acid sequence: MYSVGDSAEFTKVFSEEDVYLFAGITGDRNPVHTSKEFAEKTRFRKRIAHGLLTAGTISAAIGMKLPGPGCLYLSQTLEFKAPVFPGDEITARVEIVEVISGKRLRMKTQCFNQEKILVIDGEAIIVPPRQGGGAVRTTKSNGEGGTE